A region of Spiroplasma endosymbiont of Crioceris asparagi DNA encodes the following proteins:
- a CDS encoding aminopeptidase P family protein, whose amino-acid sequence MKKQLLNDILKTTKADGILIYSPQNRFWFSRFNSSYGFILYTANKTTLILDGRYITMARESKMLQNIDDLVLMKDPYQQLNELIKAHNIKTLLFESDWINFSLYETFKQKLAASLQAYDFVKLRMCKDQWEIDQIKKACDITHEVLKEVLDFIKVGMSEKEVARFVSDTFLKHGASKLSFDTIVASGPLNGSMPHAVPTDRIIEANDFVTLDMGCYFNGYCSDQTRTFAMSKNVDNKLKEIYQVVYDAQQKGIDAIKPGVSTGEIHKICFDHINEQGYGEYFTHGTGHGLGIEIHEWPYNAKGHNELLQPGMTVTIEPGIYIPGVGGVRIEDDILVTKTGHEFLTTPFRDLQIISK is encoded by the coding sequence ATGAAAAAACAATTACTTAATGATATTTTAAAAACAACAAAAGCAGACGGGATTTTAATTTATTCTCCCCAAAATCGTTTTTGATTTTCACGTTTTAATTCAAGTTATGGATTTATTTTATATACAGCAAACAAAACTACTTTAATTCTTGATGGAAGATATATTACAATGGCACGTGAATCAAAAATGTTACAAAACATTGATGATTTAGTGTTAATGAAAGATCCTTATCAACAACTAAATGAGCTAATTAAAGCACATAATATTAAAACTTTATTATTTGAATCTGATTGAATTAATTTTTCTTTATATGAAACATTTAAACAAAAATTAGCTGCTAGTTTACAAGCATATGACTTTGTAAAATTAAGAATGTGTAAAGATCAATGAGAAATTGACCAAATCAAAAAAGCATGTGATATTACTCATGAAGTACTTAAAGAAGTTTTAGATTTTATTAAAGTAGGAATGAGTGAAAAAGAAGTTGCTCGTTTTGTATCAGATACATTTTTAAAACATGGTGCTAGCAAATTAAGTTTTGACACTATTGTAGCTTCAGGACCATTAAATGGGTCAATGCCGCATGCAGTTCCAACTGATCGAATAATTGAAGCAAATGACTTTGTAACTTTAGATATGGGATGTTATTTCAATGGTTATTGTTCTGATCAAACAAGAACATTTGCAATGTCAAAAAATGTGGATAATAAATTAAAAGAAATTTATCAAGTTGTCTATGATGCACAACAAAAGGGAATTGATGCAATTAAACCAGGAGTTTCAACAGGAGAAATTCACAAAATTTGTTTTGATCATATAAATGAACAAGGTTATGGAGAATACTTTACTCATGGGACAGGTCATGGGTTAGGGATTGAAATTCATGAATGACCATATAATGCTAAAGGTCATAATGAACTTTTACAACCAGGAATGACAGTAACTATTGAACCAGGAATTTATATTCCGGGTGTTGGTGGAGTTAGAATTGAAGATGATATTTTAGTTACTAAAACAGGTCATGAATTTTTAACAACACCTTTTAGAGATTTACAAATAATTAGTAAATAA